The following are encoded in a window of Pangasianodon hypophthalmus isolate fPanHyp1 chromosome 14, fPanHyp1.pri, whole genome shotgun sequence genomic DNA:
- the fam131ab gene encoding protein FAM131A isoform X2: MGCVASKTPVVAGGRFRVDWSAESSLSDLTLLGSSTRGSLSRLLSVPLEELDRYLEVNVDDPVTMLPKSRRALTIQEIAALARSSLHGISQVVKDHVTKPTAMAQGRVAHLIEWKGWCKPTDAPNALESDFNSYSDLSEGEQEARFAAGVAEQFAIAEAKLRAWSSVDGDESNDDSYDEDFLSANEPTTQNLSSYPHYLRDLIHTRVCEARLREAESGVAVDLSPPAGLPGSPPDTLGSSTCSLDETHPLLRDLGRCGDDLTAKILGALHSREDLLLLAHLQRAGQRRGHSFSETFEDDDAPCKDCRGGAWCTPEYSARRKVSDVASSGVVSLDEEDEEEADEDAEEEEEDREQ, encoded by the exons TGGCGGGCGGACGGTTTCGTGTGGACTGGAGCGCTGAGAGTTCCTTATCCGACCTCACGCTTTTGGGCAGTAGCACACGCGGCAGTTTGTCACGTCTCCTGAGCGTACCGCTTGAGGAGCTGGACCGTTACCTCGAG gtaaatGTTGATGATCCTGTCACCATGTTGCCCAAATCCAGAAGAGCTCTCACAATTCAGGAGATCGCAGCACTTGCCAGATCCTCGCTtcacg gtaTCTCTCAGGTGGTGAAGGATCACGTGACGAAGCCGACAGCAATGGCGCAGGGACGCGTTGCTCATCTGATCGAGTGGAAAGGATGGTGCAAACCCACAGACGCTCCCAACGCCCTCGAGTCCGACTTTAACTCCTACTCAGATCTGTCCGAGGGCGAGCAGGAGGCCCGCTTCGCTgctg gtgtggCGGAACAGTTTGCCATTGCTGAGGCAAAACTTCGCGCCTGGTCTTCAGTAGACGGAGACGAGTCGAACGACGATTCATACGACGAGGATTTTCTGTCTGCTAACGAGCCCACCACACAaa ATCTCTCTTCGTACCCTCATTACCTGCGCGACCTCATACACACTCGAGTCTGCGAGGCTCGGCTGCGTGAGGCTGAAAGCGGCGTCGCCGTCGACCTTTCACCTCCGGCGGGGTTGCCAGGGTCACCGCCGGACACACTGGGGTCCAGCACGTGCAGCCTGGACGAGACACACCCACTGCTGCGTGACCTCGGTCGCTGTGGCGATGACCTCACTGCTAAGATCCTGGGCGCTCTGCACAGCAGGGAGGACCTCTTACTTTTGGCACACCTCCAGCGGGCAGGGCAAAGGCGGGGCCATTCATTCTCTGAGACGTTTGAGGACGACGATGCACCTTGCAAAGACTGCAGGGGCGGGGCTTGGTGCACGCCAGAATATTCTGCACGGAGGAAAGTTTCAGACGTCGCATCATCCGGCGTGGTGTCGCTCGATGAGGAAGACGAAGAAGAGGCAGATGAAGAcgcagaggaggaagaggaagacagagagcaATGA
- the fam131ab gene encoding protein FAM131A isoform X1, whose amino-acid sequence MGCVASKTPVVAGGRFRVDWSAESSLSDLTLLGSSTRGSLSRLLSVPLEELDRYLEVNVDDPVTMLPKSRRALTIQEIAALARSSLHGISQVVKDHVTKPTAMAQGRVAHLIEWKGWCKPTDAPNALESDFNSYSDLSEGEQEARFAAGVAEQFAIAEAKLRAWSSVDGDESNDDSYDEDFLSANEPTTQSTDLSSYPHYLRDLIHTRVCEARLREAESGVAVDLSPPAGLPGSPPDTLGSSTCSLDETHPLLRDLGRCGDDLTAKILGALHSREDLLLLAHLQRAGQRRGHSFSETFEDDDAPCKDCRGGAWCTPEYSARRKVSDVASSGVVSLDEEDEEEADEDAEEEEEDREQ is encoded by the exons TGGCGGGCGGACGGTTTCGTGTGGACTGGAGCGCTGAGAGTTCCTTATCCGACCTCACGCTTTTGGGCAGTAGCACACGCGGCAGTTTGTCACGTCTCCTGAGCGTACCGCTTGAGGAGCTGGACCGTTACCTCGAG gtaaatGTTGATGATCCTGTCACCATGTTGCCCAAATCCAGAAGAGCTCTCACAATTCAGGAGATCGCAGCACTTGCCAGATCCTCGCTtcacg gtaTCTCTCAGGTGGTGAAGGATCACGTGACGAAGCCGACAGCAATGGCGCAGGGACGCGTTGCTCATCTGATCGAGTGGAAAGGATGGTGCAAACCCACAGACGCTCCCAACGCCCTCGAGTCCGACTTTAACTCCTACTCAGATCTGTCCGAGGGCGAGCAGGAGGCCCGCTTCGCTgctg gtgtggCGGAACAGTTTGCCATTGCTGAGGCAAAACTTCGCGCCTGGTCTTCAGTAGACGGAGACGAGTCGAACGACGATTCATACGACGAGGATTTTCTGTCTGCTAACGAGCCCACCACACAaagtacag ATCTCTCTTCGTACCCTCATTACCTGCGCGACCTCATACACACTCGAGTCTGCGAGGCTCGGCTGCGTGAGGCTGAAAGCGGCGTCGCCGTCGACCTTTCACCTCCGGCGGGGTTGCCAGGGTCACCGCCGGACACACTGGGGTCCAGCACGTGCAGCCTGGACGAGACACACCCACTGCTGCGTGACCTCGGTCGCTGTGGCGATGACCTCACTGCTAAGATCCTGGGCGCTCTGCACAGCAGGGAGGACCTCTTACTTTTGGCACACCTCCAGCGGGCAGGGCAAAGGCGGGGCCATTCATTCTCTGAGACGTTTGAGGACGACGATGCACCTTGCAAAGACTGCAGGGGCGGGGCTTGGTGCACGCCAGAATATTCTGCACGGAGGAAAGTTTCAGACGTCGCATCATCCGGCGTGGTGTCGCTCGATGAGGAAGACGAAGAAGAGGCAGATGAAGAcgcagaggaggaagaggaagacagagagcaATGA
- the fam131ab gene encoding protein FAM131A isoform X3, whose product MEKLLFLCGASGEPATVVNVDDPVTMLPKSRRALTIQEIAALARSSLHGISQVVKDHVTKPTAMAQGRVAHLIEWKGWCKPTDAPNALESDFNSYSDLSEGEQEARFAAGVAEQFAIAEAKLRAWSSVDGDESNDDSYDEDFLSANEPTTQSTDLSSYPHYLRDLIHTRVCEARLREAESGVAVDLSPPAGLPGSPPDTLGSSTCSLDETHPLLRDLGRCGDDLTAKILGALHSREDLLLLAHLQRAGQRRGHSFSETFEDDDAPCKDCRGGAWCTPEYSARRKVSDVASSGVVSLDEEDEEEADEDAEEEEEDREQ is encoded by the exons ATGGAAAAGCTGCTGTTCCTCTGCGGCGCGAGCGGCGAGCCGGCCACTGTG gtaaatGTTGATGATCCTGTCACCATGTTGCCCAAATCCAGAAGAGCTCTCACAATTCAGGAGATCGCAGCACTTGCCAGATCCTCGCTtcacg gtaTCTCTCAGGTGGTGAAGGATCACGTGACGAAGCCGACAGCAATGGCGCAGGGACGCGTTGCTCATCTGATCGAGTGGAAAGGATGGTGCAAACCCACAGACGCTCCCAACGCCCTCGAGTCCGACTTTAACTCCTACTCAGATCTGTCCGAGGGCGAGCAGGAGGCCCGCTTCGCTgctg gtgtggCGGAACAGTTTGCCATTGCTGAGGCAAAACTTCGCGCCTGGTCTTCAGTAGACGGAGACGAGTCGAACGACGATTCATACGACGAGGATTTTCTGTCTGCTAACGAGCCCACCACACAaagtacag ATCTCTCTTCGTACCCTCATTACCTGCGCGACCTCATACACACTCGAGTCTGCGAGGCTCGGCTGCGTGAGGCTGAAAGCGGCGTCGCCGTCGACCTTTCACCTCCGGCGGGGTTGCCAGGGTCACCGCCGGACACACTGGGGTCCAGCACGTGCAGCCTGGACGAGACACACCCACTGCTGCGTGACCTCGGTCGCTGTGGCGATGACCTCACTGCTAAGATCCTGGGCGCTCTGCACAGCAGGGAGGACCTCTTACTTTTGGCACACCTCCAGCGGGCAGGGCAAAGGCGGGGCCATTCATTCTCTGAGACGTTTGAGGACGACGATGCACCTTGCAAAGACTGCAGGGGCGGGGCTTGGTGCACGCCAGAATATTCTGCACGGAGGAAAGTTTCAGACGTCGCATCATCCGGCGTGGTGTCGCTCGATGAGGAAGACGAAGAAGAGGCAGATGAAGAcgcagaggaggaagaggaagacagagagcaATGA
- the fam131ab gene encoding protein FAM131A isoform X4: MLPKSRRALTIQEIAALARSSLHGISQVVKDHVTKPTAMAQGRVAHLIEWKGWCKPTDAPNALESDFNSYSDLSEGEQEARFAAGVAEQFAIAEAKLRAWSSVDGDESNDDSYDEDFLSANEPTTQSTDLSSYPHYLRDLIHTRVCEARLREAESGVAVDLSPPAGLPGSPPDTLGSSTCSLDETHPLLRDLGRCGDDLTAKILGALHSREDLLLLAHLQRAGQRRGHSFSETFEDDDAPCKDCRGGAWCTPEYSARRKVSDVASSGVVSLDEEDEEEADEDAEEEEEDREQ; the protein is encoded by the exons ATGTTGCCCAAATCCAGAAGAGCTCTCACAATTCAGGAGATCGCAGCACTTGCCAGATCCTCGCTtcacg gtaTCTCTCAGGTGGTGAAGGATCACGTGACGAAGCCGACAGCAATGGCGCAGGGACGCGTTGCTCATCTGATCGAGTGGAAAGGATGGTGCAAACCCACAGACGCTCCCAACGCCCTCGAGTCCGACTTTAACTCCTACTCAGATCTGTCCGAGGGCGAGCAGGAGGCCCGCTTCGCTgctg gtgtggCGGAACAGTTTGCCATTGCTGAGGCAAAACTTCGCGCCTGGTCTTCAGTAGACGGAGACGAGTCGAACGACGATTCATACGACGAGGATTTTCTGTCTGCTAACGAGCCCACCACACAaagtacag ATCTCTCTTCGTACCCTCATTACCTGCGCGACCTCATACACACTCGAGTCTGCGAGGCTCGGCTGCGTGAGGCTGAAAGCGGCGTCGCCGTCGACCTTTCACCTCCGGCGGGGTTGCCAGGGTCACCGCCGGACACACTGGGGTCCAGCACGTGCAGCCTGGACGAGACACACCCACTGCTGCGTGACCTCGGTCGCTGTGGCGATGACCTCACTGCTAAGATCCTGGGCGCTCTGCACAGCAGGGAGGACCTCTTACTTTTGGCACACCTCCAGCGGGCAGGGCAAAGGCGGGGCCATTCATTCTCTGAGACGTTTGAGGACGACGATGCACCTTGCAAAGACTGCAGGGGCGGGGCTTGGTGCACGCCAGAATATTCTGCACGGAGGAAAGTTTCAGACGTCGCATCATCCGGCGTGGTGTCGCTCGATGAGGAAGACGAAGAAGAGGCAGATGAAGAcgcagaggaggaagaggaagacagagagcaATGA
- the hspb12 gene encoding heat shock protein beta-7 isoform X1, protein MTSLTSCSSSRSSSSSFRSSARYSCSSITSIQTEASSPPSDPLFMPFLDQRATALFGGHEGDSESFMSERETFGGCQGDRKSHTGGYQGDWSHGDTHVSTGAIWVDDRYYTSADVSRFEPHDIVVMAFNSSIVIHAEKVGDDGCVTDKFTHKSLLPEDMDPLSVSGTLTPEGMLVISVKSTSRPPSRP, encoded by the exons ATGACCTCTCTGACCAGCTGCTCTTCCTCTCGTTCGTCCTCATCCTCGTTCCGTTCTTCAGCGAGGTACAGCTGTAGCAGCATCACATCCATCCAAACGGAAGcttcctctcctccttcagATCCCCTCTTCATGCCTTTCCTGGATCAGAGAGCAACGGCGCTTTTCGGGGGTCACGAAGGCGACTCGGAGTCGTTCATGAGCGAGAGAGAAACATTCGGAGGTTGCCAGGGAGACAGGAAATCCCACACAGGGGGTTACCAAGGTGACTGGAGCCATGGAGACACACATG tcagtacAGGAGCGATCTGGGTGGATGATCGTTATTACACGTCGGCGGACGTCAGCCGATTTGAGCCGCATGATATAGTGGTGATGGCCTTCAACAGCAGCATCGTTATTCACGctgagaag gTCGGAGATGACGGCTGCGTCACGGACAAATTTACCCACAAGTCTTTGCTGCCAGAGGACATGGACCCTCTGTCTGTTAGCGGGACTCTGACGCCGGAGGGCATGCTCGTGATCAGTGTGAAAAGCACGTCCAGACCCCCGTCACGTCCCTGA
- the hspb12 gene encoding heat shock protein beta-7 isoform X2, protein MTSLTSCSSSRSSSSSFRSSARYSCSSITSIQTEASSPPSDPLFMPFLDQRATALFGGHEGDSESFMSERETFGGCQGDRKSHTGGYQVSTGAIWVDDRYYTSADVSRFEPHDIVVMAFNSSIVIHAEKVGDDGCVTDKFTHKSLLPEDMDPLSVSGTLTPEGMLVISVKSTSRPPSRP, encoded by the exons ATGACCTCTCTGACCAGCTGCTCTTCCTCTCGTTCGTCCTCATCCTCGTTCCGTTCTTCAGCGAGGTACAGCTGTAGCAGCATCACATCCATCCAAACGGAAGcttcctctcctccttcagATCCCCTCTTCATGCCTTTCCTGGATCAGAGAGCAACGGCGCTTTTCGGGGGTCACGAAGGCGACTCGGAGTCGTTCATGAGCGAGAGAGAAACATTCGGAGGTTGCCAGGGAGACAGGAAATCCCACACAGGGGGTTACCAAG tcagtacAGGAGCGATCTGGGTGGATGATCGTTATTACACGTCGGCGGACGTCAGCCGATTTGAGCCGCATGATATAGTGGTGATGGCCTTCAACAGCAGCATCGTTATTCACGctgagaag gTCGGAGATGACGGCTGCGTCACGGACAAATTTACCCACAAGTCTTTGCTGCCAGAGGACATGGACCCTCTGTCTGTTAGCGGGACTCTGACGCCGGAGGGCATGCTCGTGATCAGTGTGAAAAGCACGTCCAGACCCCCGTCACGTCCCTGA